The following coding sequences lie in one Palaemon carinicauda isolate YSFRI2023 chromosome 7, ASM3689809v2, whole genome shotgun sequence genomic window:
- the LOC137644191 gene encoding hornerin-like → MKFRPVINVLLFDGTLRPNTDSAEINLPPNTDSAEINLPPDADSAEINLPPNTYSAEINLSPNMDSAEINLPPNMDSAENNRPPKHGFGRDQSPSEHGFGRDQSRAGRGFSRDQSRAGRGFSRDQSPAGRGFSRDQSPSEHGFGGDQSPSEHGFGGDQSPSEHGFGGDQSPSEHGFGGDQSPSEHGFGGDQSPSEHGFGGDQSPSEHGFGGDQSPSEHGFGGDQSPSEHGFGGDQSPSEHGFGGDQSPSEHGFGGDQSPSEHGFGGDQSPSEHGFGRDQSPSEHGFGRDQSPSKHVFSRDQFPSEHGFGRDQSPSKHVFGRDQSPSEHGFGRDQSPSEHGFGRDQSPSKHVFSRDQSPSEHGFGRDQSPSEHGFGRDQSPSKHVFGRDQSPSEHGFGRDQSPSEQSPSGRGFGRDQSLSEYGFGRDQSPSGRGFGRDQSPSGRGFSRDQSPAGRGFGRDQSPSGRGFSRDQSPAGRGFSRDQSPSGRGFSRDQSPSGRGFSRDQSPSGRGFSRDQSPAGRGFSRDQSRAGRGFSRDQSRAGRGFSRDQSRAGRGFSRDQSRAGRGFSRDQSRAGRGFSRDQSRAGRGFSRDQSRAGRGFSRDQSPAGRGFSRDQSPAGRGFSRDQSPAGRGFSRDQYPAEQTGDKKSRLLGQNKEK, encoded by the exons ATGAAGTTCCGGCCCGTGATAAAcgttctcttgtttgatggtacactcag GCCAAACACGGATTCAGCAGAGATCAATCTCCCGCCAAACACGGATTCAGCAGAGATCAATCTCCCTCCAGACGCGGATTCAGCAGAGATCAATCTCCCTCCAAACACGTATTCAGCAGAGATCAATCTCTCTCCGAATATGGATTCGGCAGAGATCAATCTCCCTCCGAACATGGATTCGGCAGAGAACAATCGCCCTCCAAAACACGGATTCGGCAGAGATCAATCTCCCTCCGAACACGGATTCGGCAGAGATCAATCTCGCGCCGGACGCGGATTCAGCAGAGATCAATCTCGCGCTGGACGCGGATTCAGCAGAGATCAATCTCCCGCCGGACGCGGATTCAGCAGAGATCAATCTCCCTCCGAACACGGATTCGGCGGAGATCAATCTCCCTCCGAACACGGATTCGGCGGAGATCAATCTCCCTCCGAACACGGATTCGGCGGAGATCAATCTCCCTCCGAACACGGATTCGGCGGAGATCAATCTCCCTCCGAACACGGATTCGGCGGAGATCAATCTCCCTCCGAACACGGATTCGGCGGAGATCAATCTCCCTCCGAACACGGATTCGGCGGAGATCAATCTCCCTCCGAACACGGATTCGGCGGAGATCAATCTCCCTCCGAACACGGATTCGGCGGAGATCAATCTCCCTCCGAACACGGATTCGGCGGAGATCAATCTCCCTCCGAACACGGATTCGGCGGAGATCAATCTCCCTCCGAACACGGATTCGGCGGAGATCAATCTCCCTCCGAACACGGATTCGGCAGAGATCAATCTCCCTCCGAACACGGATTCGGCAGAGATCAATCTCCCTCCAAACACGTATTCAGCAGAGATCAATTTCCCTCCGAACACGGATTCGGCAGAGATCAATCTCCCTCCAAACACGTATTCGGCAGAGATCAATCTCCCTCCGAACACGGATTCGGCAGAGATCAATCTCCCTCCGAACACGGATTCGGCAGAGATCAATCTCCCTCCAAACACGTATTTAGCAGAGATCAATCTCCCTCCGAACACGGATTCGGCAGAGATCAATCTCCCTCCGAACACGGATTCGGCAGAGATCAATCTCCCTCCAAACACGTATTCGGCAGAGATCAATCTCCCTCCGAACACGGATTTGGCAGAGATCAATCTCCCTCCGAACAATCTCCCTCCGGACGCGGATTCGGCAGAGATCAATCTCTCTCCGAATATGGATTCGGCAGAGATCAATCTCCCTCCGGACGCGGATTCGGCAGAGATCAATCTCCCTCCGGACGCGGATTCAGCAGAGATCAATCTCCCGCCGGACGCGGATTCGGCAGAGATCAATCTCCCTCCGGACGCGGATTCAGCAGAGATCAATCTCCCGCCGGACGCGGATTCAGCAGAGATCAATCTCCCTCCGGACGCGGATTCAGCAGAGATCAATCTCCCTCCGGACGCGGATTCAGCAGAGATCAATCTCCCTCCGGACGCGGATTCAGCAGAGATCAATCTCCCGCCGGACGCGGATTCAGCAGAGATCAATCTCGCGCCGGACGCGGATTCAGCAGAGATCAATCTCGCGCCGGACGCGGATTCAGCAGAGATCAATCTCGCGCCGGACGCGGATTCAGCAGAGATCAATCTCGCGCCGGACGCGGATTCAGCAGAGATCAATCTCGCGCCGGACGCGGATTCAGCAGAGATCAATCTCGCGCCGGACGCGGATTCAGCAGAGATCAATCTCGCGCCGGACGCGGATTCAGCAGAGATCAATCTCCCGCCGGACGCGGATTCAGCAGAGATCAATCTCCCGCCGGACGCGGATTCAGCAGAGATCAATCTCCCGCCGGACGCGGATTCAGCAGAGATCAATATCCCGCTGAACAA ACGGGGGACAAGAAAAGTCGATTGCTGGGACAAAACAAAGAAAAGTAA